ATAGGCAGCTTGGGAATCCACGGCACCGTAGATCTCTCGAATAGCCCAATCGAGCTGATGCCGACGCAAGAACTCTGCCACCTGAGTAGACTGGCGCAGGGTGACGATCACCACCTGAATGCCATGGGAGCGTAACAATCGCAGCGCCTGTCTGGCACTGGGTTGCAGCCTATCATGAGCCAATAGAGCCGGCTCATTCACAATCTCTCGTACCCGGGCCAAAAACCACACCACCGCCTCTCCCTGCAAGCCTGAACAGGCGGCAATCTTAGGATCGGGCACCCGATTCGTCTTCAACCGCCAGAACTGCTCTCGATTCAGCCGATGCACCGGCAGTAGCCCATCTGTAGTAGCAAAGTGAACCTGGGTATCCGACAGTCCCTGGCAGTAGGTGGCGTAATAGCGATCTGCCACATCCACTAAGGGGCCATCGAAGTCACAGAACAGGATGGCACTAGCAGGCGTGAATGGCCGCATCAGGGCCTGCAACGATTGACGTAGAGATGGGGGGACGCCACTGGGCATAGGAGCTGTGACAACCTCGCAAACTTACTAAATGTTTCTTTACTTTAGCAATCCTATTTG
This portion of the Halomicronema hongdechloris C2206 genome encodes:
- a CDS encoding HAD family hydrolase, which codes for MPSGVPPSLRQSLQALMRPFTPASAILFCDFDGPLVDVADRYYATYCQGLSDTQVHFATTDGLLPVHRLNREQFWRLKTNRVPDPKIAACSGLQGEAVVWFLARVREIVNEPALLAHDRLQPSARQALRLLRSHGIQVVIVTLRQSTQVAEFLRRHQLDWAIREIYGAVDSQAAYANHADHKIRRLRDAIADQGRQGQSLNTAWMVGDTEADILAGQAAQLTTIGLTCGVRNRLYLQKFQPDHLHQDLWSAARWVSRCHQQAVPTNKSLRYSLPQSLS